The following are encoded together in the Erwinia sp. E602 genome:
- a CDS encoding bifunctional succinylornithine transaminase/acetylornithine transaminase, with the protein MQPSVSRENFDQWIVPTYAPASFIPVRAEGSTLWDQQGRSYIDFAGGIAVNALGHAHPELQQALQQQAALLWHTGNGYTNEPILRLAKQLIDATFADRAFFCNSGAEANEAALKLARKVALDNGNPQKNGIVAFNNAFHGRTLFTVSAGGQPAYSKDFAPLPGGIQHAAFNDLASAAALIDDSTCAVIVEPIQGEGGVLPAEPAFLRGLRELCDKHQALLIFDEVQSGVGRTGSLYAYMHYGVTPDVLTTAKALGGGFPIGAMLTTETLAAHLNVGSHGTTYGGNPLAGAVGGKVMELINRPDVLAGVTERHQWFVEGLEAINQRLKLFSEVRGLGLLIGCVLNQDYSGKAKLFNQAAAREGLMVLIAGASVVRFAPSLIISRDEVDEGLARFERACRAVIEGAGV; encoded by the coding sequence ATGCAACCTTCAGTCAGCCGTGAGAACTTTGATCAATGGATTGTCCCAACCTATGCCCCGGCCAGCTTTATCCCGGTCAGAGCAGAAGGATCGACGCTGTGGGATCAGCAGGGGCGCTCTTATATTGATTTTGCCGGCGGTATCGCCGTTAACGCGCTGGGCCACGCCCACCCGGAGCTGCAGCAGGCGCTGCAGCAGCAGGCGGCGCTGCTGTGGCACACCGGCAACGGCTACACCAATGAACCGATCCTGCGGCTGGCAAAGCAGCTGATTGACGCCACCTTCGCCGATCGCGCGTTTTTCTGTAACTCCGGCGCGGAAGCCAACGAAGCGGCGCTGAAACTGGCGCGCAAGGTGGCGCTGGATAACGGCAACCCGCAGAAAAACGGTATTGTGGCGTTTAACAACGCCTTCCACGGCCGCACGCTGTTTACCGTCTCTGCCGGCGGCCAGCCCGCCTATTCAAAAGACTTTGCGCCGCTGCCCGGCGGCATTCAGCACGCGGCCTTTAACGACCTGGCGTCGGCGGCGGCGCTGATCGATGACAGCACCTGCGCGGTGATCGTAGAACCGATCCAGGGCGAAGGCGGCGTGCTGCCTGCCGAGCCGGCGTTCCTGCGCGGCCTGCGCGAGCTGTGTGATAAACACCAGGCGCTGCTGATTTTCGACGAGGTGCAGAGCGGGGTTGGCCGCACCGGTTCGCTGTACGCCTATATGCACTATGGCGTGACGCCGGACGTGCTGACCACCGCCAAAGCGCTCGGCGGCGGCTTCCCGATCGGTGCGATGCTGACCACGGAAACGCTGGCCGCGCACCTGAACGTCGGCAGCCACGGCACCACCTACGGCGGTAATCCGCTGGCCGGTGCGGTGGGCGGCAAAGTGATGGAGCTGATCAACCGCCCGGACGTGCTGGCCGGCGTAACCGAGCGCCATCAATGGTTTGTTGAGGGGCTGGAGGCGATCAACCAGCGGCTGAAGCTGTTCAGCGAAGTGCGCGGGCTGGGCCTGCTGATCGGCTGCGTGCTGAATCAGGACTACAGCGGCAAGGCTAAACTGTTTAACCAGGCCGCGGCGCGGGAAGGGCTGATGGTGCTGATCGCCGGCGCCAGCGTGGTGCGCTTCGCGCCGTCGCTGATTATCAGCCGCGACGAGGTGGACGAGGGGCTGGCCCGTTTTGAACGCGCCTGTCGCGCGGTGATTGAAGGAGCCGGCGTATGA
- the astA gene encoding arginine N-succinyltransferase, which produces MMFIRPVERDDLSQLMNLAGKTGGGLTSLPADSATLAARIERSLLTWQGKLPRAEQGYVFVLADGETGLAVGICAIEVAVGLQDPWYNFRVGTQVHASKELNVYNRLPTLSLCNDHTGSSELCTLFLDPDYRNGKNGYLLSKSRFLFIAAFRERFMQKVVAEMRGVSDEHGHSPFWDSVGSRFFSMSFTDADYLSGTGQKAFIAELMPKHPLYIDYLSPEAQAVIGQVHPQTAPARTVLEAEGFSFQHYVDIFDGGPTLECDIDRIRAVRKSRELSVNVTASQNGDLPLCLVANQDYQHFRVMLLPADPLASEIDVTAAQAEILGCRPGDRLRVVTLCREEKQA; this is translated from the coding sequence ATGATGTTTATTCGTCCCGTTGAACGAGACGATCTGTCACAGCTGATGAACCTCGCCGGTAAGACCGGCGGGGGATTAACCTCGCTGCCCGCAGACAGCGCCACGCTCGCCGCCCGCATCGAACGATCGCTGCTTACCTGGCAGGGCAAGCTGCCGCGCGCCGAGCAGGGCTACGTATTTGTGCTGGCCGACGGCGAAACCGGCCTGGCGGTGGGCATCTGCGCCATTGAGGTGGCGGTGGGGCTGCAGGACCCGTGGTACAACTTTCGCGTCGGTACCCAGGTTCACGCATCGAAGGAGCTTAACGTCTACAACCGCCTGCCGACGCTGTCGCTGTGTAACGATCACACCGGCAGCAGCGAGCTCTGTACGCTGTTTCTCGACCCCGACTACCGTAACGGTAAAAACGGCTACCTGCTGTCGAAGTCGCGTTTTCTGTTTATCGCCGCGTTTCGCGAGCGCTTTATGCAGAAGGTGGTGGCCGAGATGCGCGGCGTCAGCGATGAACACGGCCACTCGCCGTTCTGGGACAGCGTCGGCAGCCGCTTCTTTTCTATGTCATTCACCGATGCCGACTACCTGAGCGGTACCGGCCAGAAGGCGTTTATCGCCGAACTGATGCCGAAGCACCCGCTGTATATCGATTATCTGTCACCGGAAGCCCAGGCGGTGATCGGCCAGGTTCATCCGCAAACCGCACCGGCGCGGACGGTACTGGAAGCGGAAGGCTTCAGCTTCCAGCACTACGTCGATATTTTCGACGGTGGCCCGACGCTGGAGTGCGATATCGACCGCATTCGTGCGGTGCGCAAAAGCCGTGAGCTGAGCGTTAACGTGACGGCGTCACAGAACGGCGACCTGCCGCTGTGCCTGGTGGCGAATCAGGACTATCAGCACTTCCGTGTAATGCTGCTGCCCGCCGACCCGCTGGCCAGCGAGATTGACGTGACCGCCGCACAGGCGGAAATTTTAGGCTGCCGGCCGGGCGATCGCCTGCGGGTAGTGACACTTTGTCGTGAGGAGAAACAGGCATGA
- the astD gene encoding succinylglutamate-semialdehyde dehydrogenase, whose amino-acid sequence MTHCINGQWLAGSGEHFSKTSPVGGEVLWTGNAASAGQVASAAQAARGAFSAWARRPFAERQAIAEAFARLLDGAKTELSETISRETGKPRWETLTEVQAMINKVAISLRAWHARTGEHAEGESSLRHRPHGVMAVFGPYNFPGHLPNGHIVPALLAGNTIVFKPSELTPLTAEKTVQLWLQAGLPAGVLNLVQGGRDTGQALAQDAQIDGVLFTGSAATGYQLHRQFAGQPEKMLALEMGGNNPLIVDDPADIDAAVHIAIQSAFISAGQRCTCARRMLVKRGAAGDAFLARLVEVAANIRTGGWNDEPQPFMGSVISLQAAEKVYAEWQSRIAAGGRVLLEMRWPQRDNAILTPGIVDITGVAGLPDEEVFGPLLAVIRYDDFDSAIRIANDTRYGLSSGLISPDREKFDQLLIEARAGIVNWNKPLTGAASSAPFGGVGASGNHRASAWYAADYCAWPMASMESAGLSLPASLSPGLDFSAKGETP is encoded by the coding sequence ATGACGCACTGTATTAATGGCCAGTGGCTGGCCGGCAGCGGGGAGCACTTCAGCAAGACCAGTCCGGTTGGCGGTGAGGTGCTGTGGACGGGGAACGCCGCCTCGGCCGGTCAGGTCGCCAGCGCCGCTCAGGCCGCGCGCGGCGCCTTCTCCGCCTGGGCGCGGCGACCCTTTGCCGAGCGCCAGGCGATCGCCGAAGCGTTTGCCCGGCTGCTGGACGGGGCCAAAACCGAGCTCAGCGAAACGATCTCCCGCGAGACCGGCAAACCGCGCTGGGAAACCCTGACCGAAGTGCAGGCGATGATTAATAAGGTGGCGATTTCGCTGCGTGCCTGGCACGCCCGCACCGGTGAACACGCCGAAGGCGAAAGCTCGCTGCGCCACCGCCCGCACGGCGTGATGGCGGTGTTCGGGCCGTATAACTTCCCCGGCCACCTGCCAAACGGCCATATCGTACCGGCGCTGCTGGCGGGCAATACCATCGTGTTTAAGCCAAGCGAGCTGACGCCGCTGACCGCTGAGAAGACGGTGCAGCTGTGGCTGCAGGCCGGACTGCCGGCCGGGGTGCTTAACCTGGTGCAGGGCGGGCGTGACACCGGCCAGGCGCTGGCGCAGGACGCGCAGATCGACGGCGTGCTGTTTACCGGCAGCGCCGCCACCGGCTATCAGCTGCATCGCCAGTTCGCCGGTCAGCCGGAGAAGATGCTGGCGCTGGAAATGGGCGGTAATAACCCGCTGATCGTTGACGATCCGGCGGATATCGACGCGGCGGTGCATATCGCCATCCAGTCGGCGTTTATCAGCGCCGGACAGCGCTGCACCTGCGCCCGGCGCATGCTGGTGAAACGCGGGGCGGCGGGGGATGCGTTTCTCGCCCGGCTGGTGGAGGTGGCGGCGAACATCCGCACCGGCGGCTGGAACGACGAGCCGCAGCCGTTTATGGGCAGCGTGATTTCGCTGCAGGCGGCGGAGAAGGTGTATGCCGAGTGGCAGTCCCGGATTGCGGCCGGCGGCAGGGTGCTGCTGGAGATGCGCTGGCCGCAGCGCGATAACGCCATCCTCACGCCGGGGATTGTTGATATTACCGGCGTGGCCGGCCTGCCGGACGAAGAGGTGTTTGGCCCGCTGCTGGCGGTGATCCGCTATGACGATTTTGACAGCGCCATCCGCATCGCCAACGATACCCGCTACGGCCTCTCCAGCGGCCTGATTTCACCGGACCGCGAGAAGTTTGACCAGCTGCTGATCGAAGCCCGCGCCGGGATCGTCAACTGGAACAAACCGCTGACCGGTGCCGCCAGCAGCGCGCCGTTTGGCGGCGTGGGTGCCTCCGGCAACCACCGCGCCAGCGCCTGGTACGCCGCTGACTACTGCGCCTGGCCGATGGCCTCGATGGAGTCCGCCGGGTTATCCCTGCCCGCCAGCCTGTCGCCGGGCCTCGATTTTAGCGCTAAAGGAGAGACGCCATGA
- the astB gene encoding N-succinylarginine dihydrolase, with the protein MSAREVNFDGLPGLTHHYAGLSFGNEASVRSQHQVSNPKLAALQGLMKMKALADLGFAQGVIPPHERPNVEALRQIGFSGSDAGVVAGAAKQAPQLLSAVSSASSMWVANAATVSPSADSADGRVHLTVANLNNKFHRAIEAPTTAALLRAIFRDRDHFTVHDALPQVAMFGDEGAANHNRFSNGYAEPGVQLFVYGREEASPALAPTRYPARQTREASEAVARLHQLDPARTVFAQQNPQVIDQGVFHNDVIAVSNQQALFCHQQAFVNQPQLLAELAEKLPGFQPIEVPADRVSVADAVSTYLFNSQLLSKADGKMLLVLPEEARRHPGVWAYLSELAASGGVIDELKVFDLRESMCNGGGPACLRLRVALTAQQQAAVNPAVMMNDALFATLNGWVERHYRDRLTQADLADPQLLLEGRTALDELTKLLDLGNVYRFQQ; encoded by the coding sequence ATGAGCGCCCGTGAAGTCAATTTTGACGGTTTACCCGGTCTGACCCACCACTACGCCGGGCTGTCGTTTGGCAACGAGGCATCGGTGCGCTCTCAGCATCAGGTCTCTAACCCGAAACTGGCGGCGCTGCAGGGGCTGATGAAGATGAAGGCGCTGGCCGATCTCGGCTTTGCCCAGGGGGTGATCCCCCCGCACGAGCGGCCGAACGTTGAGGCGCTGCGCCAGATAGGCTTTAGCGGCAGCGATGCCGGGGTGGTGGCGGGGGCGGCGAAACAGGCACCACAGCTGCTCTCTGCCGTCAGTTCCGCCTCATCGATGTGGGTCGCTAATGCCGCCACGGTATCGCCGTCCGCCGACAGCGCCGACGGCCGCGTGCACCTGACGGTGGCCAACCTGAACAACAAATTCCACCGGGCAATTGAAGCGCCGACCACCGCCGCGCTGCTGCGGGCGATATTCCGCGATCGCGACCACTTTACCGTGCACGACGCGCTGCCGCAGGTGGCGATGTTCGGCGATGAAGGTGCCGCCAACCATAACCGCTTCAGTAACGGCTACGCTGAGCCTGGCGTGCAGCTGTTTGTTTACGGCCGTGAAGAGGCCAGCCCGGCGCTGGCACCCACCCGTTACCCGGCGCGGCAGACGCGCGAGGCCAGCGAGGCGGTGGCCCGCCTGCACCAGCTGGACCCGGCGCGGACGGTGTTTGCGCAGCAGAATCCGCAGGTGATCGACCAGGGCGTGTTTCATAACGACGTGATCGCGGTCAGCAACCAGCAGGCGCTGTTCTGCCACCAGCAGGCGTTTGTTAACCAGCCGCAGCTGCTGGCCGAACTGGCGGAGAAGCTGCCGGGCTTCCAGCCGATTGAGGTGCCGGCCGACCGCGTCAGCGTTGCCGACGCGGTGTCGACCTACCTGTTTAACAGCCAGCTGCTCAGCAAGGCCGACGGCAAAATGCTGCTGGTGCTGCCGGAAGAGGCGCGCCGTCACCCGGGCGTCTGGGCTTACCTGAGCGAGCTGGCGGCCAGCGGCGGAGTGATTGACGAGCTGAAGGTGTTCGACCTGCGCGAAAGCATGTGCAACGGCGGCGGCCCGGCCTGCCTGCGCCTGCGGGTGGCGCTGACCGCGCAGCAGCAGGCGGCGGTCAACCCGGCGGTAATGATGAACGATGCGCTGTTCGCCACCCTGAACGGCTGGGTGGAGCGTCACTACCGCGACCGTCTTACCCAGGCCGATCTCGCCGACCCGCAGCTGCTGCTGGAAGGGCGCACGGCGCTGGATGAGCTGACAAAACTGCTCGACTTGGGCAACGTTTACCGTTTCCAGCAGTAA
- the astE gene encoding succinylglutamate desuccinylase: MKDFLALTLAGVGPDNAAGQQDSFSWRWLDDGIVELTPLQPATMSLVLSTGVHGNETAPVEIVDRLLNRLLSGERPLAVRLLVIYGNPHALRQNRRYLDVDMNRLFGGRWQKVADCTEARRALRLEQAVEQFWQAGESAGTRWHLDMHTAIRGSLHPRFGVMPQRVGPWPADFLRWLAAAGLEALVFHRAPGGTFTHFTGEHFQAASCTLELGKALPFGANDLAQFNAADAALSALLSGEAWPLAEATPVRYRVVQQITRASEAFTLHMGPETLNFTAFGQGTLLAEAGEQRWVVEQPRERVLFPNPAVAIGQRAGLMLVEESDYPPDPL, translated from the coding sequence ATGAAGGATTTTCTTGCCCTGACGCTGGCGGGTGTTGGCCCTGATAACGCCGCCGGACAGCAGGACAGCTTCAGCTGGCGCTGGCTGGACGACGGGATAGTGGAGCTGACCCCGCTGCAGCCGGCAACGATGTCGCTGGTGCTGTCAACCGGCGTCCACGGCAATGAGACCGCGCCGGTGGAGATTGTCGATCGGTTGCTTAACCGCCTGCTGAGCGGCGAACGGCCGCTGGCGGTGCGGCTGCTGGTGATTTACGGCAACCCGCACGCGCTGCGGCAAAACAGGCGCTATCTTGATGTCGATATGAACCGGCTGTTCGGCGGCCGCTGGCAGAAGGTGGCCGACTGCACCGAGGCGCGGCGTGCGCTGCGCCTTGAGCAGGCGGTTGAACAGTTCTGGCAGGCGGGTGAGTCAGCCGGGACGCGCTGGCACCTGGATATGCATACCGCCATTCGCGGGTCTTTGCACCCGCGTTTTGGCGTGATGCCGCAGCGCGTTGGCCCCTGGCCTGCGGATTTTCTGCGCTGGCTCGCCGCCGCCGGGCTGGAGGCGCTGGTGTTCCACCGCGCGCCGGGTGGCACTTTTACCCACTTCACCGGTGAACATTTTCAGGCGGCCAGCTGTACGCTGGAGCTGGGTAAGGCGCTGCCGTTTGGTGCCAACGACCTGGCGCAGTTCAACGCCGCGGACGCCGCGCTGAGCGCGCTGCTGTCGGGTGAAGCCTGGCCGCTGGCGGAGGCCACGCCGGTACGCTATCGCGTGGTGCAGCAGATCACCCGGGCGTCAGAGGCGTTTACCCTGCATATGGGACCGGAGACGCTGAACTTTACCGCCTTCGGACAGGGTACGCTGCTGGCCGAAGCGGGAGAGCAGCGCTGGGTGGTGGAGCAGCCGCGTGAGAGGGTGCTGTTCCCTAATCCGGCGGTAGCCATCGGCCAGCGGGCCGGGCTGATGCTGGTGGAGGAGAGTGATTATCCGCCGGACCCGCTTTAG
- the spy gene encoding ATP-independent periplasmic protein-refolding chaperone Spy, translated as MRKLTSLFVAASLALGAANIVHAAADNLTPPPAGAEKPMNHKPPRPDGLHQFKGLNLTDAQKQQMRDILKTAHKDFKRPSLEERRALHSIVAADSFDKAKAEAQAEKMTVNGKAMALARLETENKLYNVLTADQKKQFNQNFEKRLTEKPRHEGKMLPAED; from the coding sequence ATGCGTAAATTAACTTCTCTCTTCGTTGCCGCTTCACTGGCTCTGGGCGCGGCCAATATTGTTCATGCCGCCGCAGACAACCTGACGCCGCCGCCGGCCGGGGCTGAAAAACCGATGAACCATAAGCCGCCGCGTCCGGACGGCCTGCATCAGTTTAAAGGCCTCAACCTGACCGACGCGCAGAAACAGCAGATGCGTGACATTCTGAAAACGGCGCACAAAGATTTTAAACGTCCTTCGCTGGAGGAGCGCCGTGCGCTGCACAGCATCGTCGCGGCGGACAGCTTCGATAAGGCTAAAGCGGAAGCCCAGGCGGAGAAAATGACGGTCAACGGCAAAGCGATGGCGCTGGCGCGTCTGGAAACCGAAAACAAGCTGTATAACGTGCTGACCGCCGATCAGAAAAAACAGTTCAACCAGAATTTTGAGAAACGTCTGACTGAAAAGCCGCGTCATGAAGGTAAAATGCTGCCAGCCGAAGACTAA
- the cho gene encoding excinuclease Cho — MSRRATSPRLAFEAAAIYQYPEHLRPWLEDLPTLPGVYIFHGESETLPLYIGKSVNIRSRVLSHLRTPDEARMLRQALRISWIPTAGELGALLLEAQMIKLQQPLFNKRLRKNRQLCSLRLDDQRPQVVSAREVDFSHTPNLFGLFASRRAALEALQKIADQHQLCYGLLGLESVTAGRGCFRAALKRCAGACCGKESVEAHQQRLRVALDALRVQCWPWPGAVGVVEERPGQKQIHVINNWLYLGSVSELADATALTSTPPGFDSDGYKILCKPLISGRLPVIPLGG; from the coding sequence GTGAGTAGAAGAGCCACAAGCCCCCGCCTGGCGTTCGAGGCAGCGGCCATTTATCAGTATCCTGAGCACCTGCGGCCGTGGCTGGAAGACCTGCCCACCCTGCCCGGCGTCTATATCTTCCACGGTGAAAGTGAAACCCTGCCGCTGTATATCGGTAAGAGCGTCAATATCCGCAGCCGGGTGCTGTCGCACCTGCGCACCCCGGACGAAGCGCGCATGCTGCGGCAGGCGCTGCGCATCAGCTGGATCCCCACCGCCGGGGAGCTGGGCGCGCTGCTGCTCGAGGCGCAGATGATCAAGCTGCAGCAGCCGCTGTTTAACAAACGCCTGCGCAAAAACCGCCAGCTCTGCTCGCTGCGGCTGGATGACCAGCGCCCGCAGGTGGTGTCGGCACGCGAGGTCGATTTCTCGCACACCCCCAATCTGTTCGGCCTGTTTGCCAGCCGGCGGGCGGCGCTGGAGGCATTGCAGAAGATCGCCGACCAGCACCAGCTCTGCTATGGCCTGCTCGGGCTGGAGTCGGTGACCGCCGGGCGCGGCTGCTTCCGCGCGGCGCTGAAGCGCTGTGCCGGTGCCTGCTGCGGCAAAGAGAGCGTGGAGGCCCACCAGCAGCGGCTGCGTGTCGCGCTTGACGCGCTGCGCGTGCAGTGCTGGCCGTGGCCGGGGGCGGTGGGCGTGGTGGAAGAGCGGCCGGGTCAGAAGCAGATCCACGTCATTAACAACTGGCTCTACCTCGGCTCGGTCAGCGAGCTGGCGGACGCCACGGCGCTGACCAGCACGCCGCCGGGCTTTGACAGCGACGGCTATAAAATCCTCTGCAAGCCGTTAATCAGCGGCAGGCTGCCGGTTATCCCCCTCGGCGGGTAA